One Telopea speciosissima isolate NSW1024214 ecotype Mountain lineage unplaced genomic scaffold, Tspe_v1 Tspe_v1.0042, whole genome shotgun sequence DNA segment encodes these proteins:
- the LOC122647397 gene encoding calcium-binding protein CML42-like: MAEAKPASSTMASLICLSSSFRLHSPSLNCIRLRCIFDIFDKNRDGMISVEELSLALELLGLEAEPTEIDSMVRSYIRLGNIGLGVKDFEALHQSLDDTFFGNNDKESGPQYGGDGGSSSPVSSLSSSQEESDLTEAFKVFDEDGDGFVSVMELQVVLRKLGLPEGGDIGRVERMIFSVDHNQDGRVDFYEFKDIMHSVMV, from the exons atggcgGAGGCAAAACCAGCAAGCAGTACAATGGCGAGCCTAATTTGCCTTTCATCATCATTCCGGCTCCACTCACCCAGCCTCAATTGTATCCGCCTACGTTGTATCTTCGACATATTCGACAAGAACAGAGACGGCATGATCTCAGTGGAAGAGCTAAGTCTAGCCCTAGAACTGCTTGGCTTGGAAGCCGAACCCACCGAGATTGATTCCATGGTGCGCTCCTATATAAGGCTTGGCAACATTGGCCTCGGCGTCAAAGACTTCGAAGCCTTGCACCAGTCGCTCGACGATACCTTCTTTGGGAACAACGACAAGGAGTCGGGACCACA ATATGGTGGTGACGGTGGCTCCAGTAGCCCTGTTTCGTCGTTGTCGTCGTCGCAGGAAGAGTCAGATTTGACAGAGGCCTTCAAGGTGTTTGACGAGGATGGTGATGGCTTCGTCTCGGTCATGGAGTTGCAGGTGGTCCTGAGGAAGCTAGGGCTGCCCGAAGGGGGAGACATCGGTCGAGTTGAACGGATGATCTTCTCCGTTGACCATAATCAGGACGGCCGCGTTGATTTCTATGAATTCAAGGACATTATGCACAGTGTCATGGTTTGA